In a genomic window of Anomalospiza imberbis isolate Cuckoo-Finch-1a 21T00152 chromosome 5, ASM3175350v1, whole genome shotgun sequence:
- the CEP41 gene encoding centrosomal protein of 41 kDa isoform X2: MSEDSNGSARTGPDYRYKKDELFKRLKVTTFAQLVLQVASLSNETLEVTNEELHELQDSGAAGDDAAGTNGKGSPEGTPSPVLFLNNSGAGESHRSTLQSVISGVGELDVEKDSPKKEDTQAKERPYPDCPFLLLDVRDRDAYEQCHIVGAYSYPIATLSRTMNPYTNNILEYKNAHGKIIIVYDNDERLASQAATTMCERGFENLFMLSGGLKVLAQKIPEGLITGTLPVSCQAAAPTGTARRKMAPRVPPTRAEDKWRFSADDLQKLKHYLAEEQIPSDTASRLTRGLSGHDSKLSSVRSNPSLPSPARTMGSLSSRSHSRTSIQNRPWK, encoded by the exons GTTCTCCAGGTCGCCTCTCTGTCCAATGAAACCTTAGAAGTGACAAACGAGGAGCTGCACGAGCTGCAAG ATTCTGGTGCTGCAGGTGACGACGCAGCGGGGACAAATGGGAAAGGGAGCCCCGAGGGGAcacccagccctgtcctgttCCTGAACAACTCAGGAGCCGGGGAATCCCATCGCTCCACGCTGCAGAG TGTGATCAGTGGGGTTGGGGAGCTGGATGTGGAGAAGGATTCTCCAAAGAAGGAGGACACCCAGGCCAAGGAGAGGCCTTACCCCGACTGCCCGTTCCTGCTGCTGGACGTGCGGGACCGCGACGCCTACGAGCAGTGCCACATCGTGGGAG CTTATTCCTACCCTATTGCAACATTGTCTAGAACCATGAATCCGTATACAAATAACATTCTGGAATAT AAAAATGCCCATGGAAAAATCATCATCGTGTACGACAACGACGAGCGCTTGGCGAGCCAGGCGGCCACCACCATGTGTGAGAGGGGCTTCGAGAACCTCTTCATGTTATCTGGGG gcctcAAGGTCCTTGCCCAGAAGATCCCAGAGGGCTTGATCACCGGCACGCTCCCCGTGTCCTGCCAGGCGGCAGCTCCCACGGGAACTGCCCGGAGGAAAATGGCTCCCAGGGTGCCACCCACGCGTGCGGAGGACAAATGGAGGTTTTCTGCAGATGACCTGCAGAAGTTAAAGCATTacctggctgaggagcagatTCCTTCAGACACTGCCA GCCGCCTTACCCGGGGTCTTTCAGGCCATGATTCCAAGCTCTCATCCGTGAGGAGCAACCccagcctccccagccctgctcgcACCATGGGATCCCTGAGCAGCCGCTCCCACAGCAGGACCAGCATCCAGAACAGGCCCTGGAAATAA
- the LOC137473572 gene encoding carboxypeptidase A1-like, giving the protein MRLPVLLAALVAVATCTETFVGHQVLRIVPQSDEELQKVQELQDLEHLQLDFWLAPRRLGLPVDIRVPFPSLQAVKAHLKAGGVSYSIMIEDVQVSGAAGEAGERWDPISGNEAHPTLVPQALLDAEQMEMLRSSRQLSLDTNTFNYEAYHTIDEIYNFMDMLVAENPNLVSKLEIGRSTENRPLYVLKFSTGGTNRPAIWIDTGIHSREWVTQASGVWFAKKIVQDHANNEGVASILETMDIFLEIVTNPDGFAYTHTTNRMWRKTRSRHSGAICVGVDPNRNWDAGFGDAGASGNSCSETYHGPYPNSEPEVKSIVDFVKSHGNIKAFVSIHSYSQLLLYPYGYTETPAPNEQELHEISAKAVAALSSLYGTRYEYGSIITTIYRASGSTVDWTYNQGIKYSFTFELRDTGRYGFLLPAKQIVPTAKETWLALKVIMEHARDNIY; this is encoded by the exons ATGAGGCTCCCTGTGCTCTTGGCTGCCCTGGTGGCAGTGGCCACCTGCACCGAGACCTTCGTTGG GCACCAGGTGCTGCGCATCGTCCCCCAGAGCGATGAGGAGCTGCAGaaggtgcaggagctgcaggacctGGAGCATCTGCAG CTGGATTTCTGGCTGGCTCCCCGCAGGCTCGGACTTCCCGTGGACATCCGTGTGCCCTTCCCCAGCCTGCAGGCGGTCAAAGCCCACCTGAAGGCTGGTGGGGTCTCCTATTCCATCATGATCGAGGATGTGCAGGTCAGCGGTGCTGCAGGGGAGGCGGGGGAGAGGTGGGATCCCATCAGTGGGAATGAGGCTCATCCCACCCTTGTCCCACAGGCCCTGCTGGATGCGGAGCAGATGGAGATGCTCCGCAGCAGCCGCCAGCTGTCGCTCGACACCAACACCTTCAACTATGAGGCCTACCACACCATAGATGAG ATCTACAATTTCATGGACATGCTGGTGGCCGAGAACCCCAACCTGGTGAGCAAGCTGGAGATTGGCCGCTCGACCGAGAACCGTCCCCTCTATGTGCTCAAg TTCAGCACAGGGGGCACAAACCGCCCGGCCATCTGGATCGACACCGGGATCCACTCCCGCGAGTGGGTGACACAGGCCAGCGGCGTCTGGTTTGCCAAGAAG ATTGTCCAGGATCACGCGAATAACGAAGGTGTGGCCTCCATCCTGGAGACGATGGACATCTTCCTGGAGATTGTCACCAACCCAGATGGCTTTGCCTACACTCACACCACG AACCGCATGTGGCGCAAGACCAGGTCCAGGCACTCGGGTGCCATCTGTGTTGGAGTGGACCCCAACCGCAACTGGGACGCAGGTTTTGGAG ATGCTGGAGCCAGCGGAAACTCCTGCTCGGAGACGTACCACGGACCCTACCCCAACTCGGAGCCCGAGGTGAAATCCATCGTGGACTTCGTGAAGAGCCATGGCAACATCAAGGCTTTCGTCTCCATCCACAGCtattcccagctcctgctctacCCCTACGGCTACACCGAGACCCCGGCACCAAACGAGCAGGAACTG CACGAGATTTCTGCCAAGGCCGTGGCAGCTCTGTCCTCCCTGTACGGCACCCGGTACGAGTACGGCAGCATCATCACCACCATCT ACAGAGCAAGTGGATCGACCGTCGACTGGACCTACAACCAGGGGATTAAATATTCCTTCACCTTCGAGCTGCGGGACACGGGGCGCTACGGATTCCTGCTGCCTGCCAAACAGATCGTTCCCACCGCCAAGGAGACCTGGCTGGCTCTGAAGGTCATCATGGAGCACGCCCGGGACAACATCTACTGA
- the CPA1 gene encoding carboxypeptidase A1: METLLVFLALLGVTSSEQLFVGDQVLRVTARNEEHITLLRVLGEQEELQVDFWRHPNSPSHPVDLRVPFPSLQGVKKFLDSHNFSYSIMIEDVQELLDEEKESMRRSRRVKRSSRTLDFASYHTIDEIYDWMDVLVEDHPNLVSKIQIGQSYEKRPLYVLKFSTGGSNRPAIWLDTGIHSREWITQATGVWTANKIAKEYGHDPYVTAILDSMDIFLEIVTNPDGFAFTHSSNRLWRKTRSINAGSRCVGVDPNRNWDAGFGGAGSSSNPCSETYHGPHAHSEREVRAIVDFIRAHGNVKSVISIHSYSQMLLFPYGYRRAPTPDHQEMNELAKKAVSDLAAVFGTKYTYGSIANTIYMAGGTTIDWAYDNGVKYSFTLELRDSGRYGFLLPSSQIVPTATETWPALLDIMVHVLEHPY, from the exons GGACCAGGTCCTGCGTGTCACAGCCAGGAACGAGGAGCACATCACCCTGCTCAGGGTGCTGGGcgagcaggaggagctgcag GTGGACTTTTGGCGTCACCCCAACAGCCCCAGCCACCCCGTGGACCTGCGGGTGCCCTTCCCCAGCCTCCAAGGAGTCAAAAAATTCCTGGATTCCCATAATTTTTCCTACAGCATCATGATCGAGGATGTGCAG GAATTAttggatgaagaaaaggaaagcatgAGGAGGTCTAGGAGGGTAAAGAGAAGCTCCAGGACATTAGATTTCGCCTCCTACCACACTATAGATGAG ATCTACGACTGGATGGACGTCCTGGTGGAGGATCATCCCAACCTCGTCAGCAAGATCCAGATCGGGCAGAGCTACGAGAAGCGGCCCCTGTACGTGCTGAAG TTCAGCACGGGGGGATCGAACCGTCCGGCCATCTGGCTGGACACCGGCATCCACTCGCGGGAATGGATCACCCAAGCCACCGGTGTCTGGACGGCCAACAAG ATCGCCAAGGAATATGGGCACGACCCCTATGTCACGGCCATCCTGGACAGCATGGACATTTTCCTGGAGATTGTCACCAACCCTGACGGCTTTGCCTTCACCCACAGCTCT AACCGCCTGTGGCGCAAGACCAGGTCCATCAACGCTGGATCCCGCTGCGTCGGAGTGGATCCCAACCGAAATTGGGATGCTGGGTTTGGAG GTGCCGGCTCCAGCAGCAATCCCTGCTCCGAGACCTATCATGGCCCTCACGCCCACTCTGAGAGGGAAGTGAGAGCCATCGTGGATTTCATCCGTGCCCACGGGAACGTGAAATCCGTCATCTCCATCCACAGCTACTCCCAGATGCTGCTCTTCCCCTACGGATACAGGAGGGCGCCCACACCCGACCACCAGGAAATG AATGAACTGGCCAAGAAGGCTGTGAGTGACTTGGCCGCCGTGTTCGGGACAAAATACACCTACGGCAGTATCGCCAATACCATCT acATGGCAGGAGGCACCACCATCGACTGGGCCTATGACAACGGGGTGAAATATTCCTTCACCTTGGAGCTGAGAGACTCAGGGCGCTACGGattcctcctgcccagctcccagatCGTCCCCACTGCCACCGAGACATGGCCAGCACTCCTGGACATCATGGTCCACGTCCTGGAGCATCCATACTGA